One genomic region from Streptomyces sp. Li-HN-5-11 encodes:
- a CDS encoding DUF2786 domain-containing protein, whose amino-acid sequence MSTPSTVDRAFLAALHTATDDALDAGASLLAADPAADAELARRGEEFVAAAWRRGWQPADVVRAVRRELDDVHVRLAAALVRAQAPHDRPRGPRWAAQLDELTTEEPERSDRFAHATVVLELYRLLLRLPALEPLDEPAHAPRTESRHLARIRALLAKAEATGYPEEAEALSAKAQELMARHSIDEALLAAHAPSPDAPGAWRIGVEPPYEQAKAVLMDAVATANHCRAVWNEPLGFSTVVGFEADLEAVELLYTSLLVQATTAMTKAEAAQRAGGRKRTKTFRQSFLAAYAHRIGTRLAAAVEAQVTEDLLPVLASRDVAVTGRMDRLFPETTTTRLRGVTDAAGWTEGAQAADRAQVTSRTPLR is encoded by the coding sequence GTGAGCACGCCCAGCACTGTGGACCGAGCCTTCCTCGCCGCCCTGCACACCGCCACCGACGACGCCCTCGACGCCGGCGCCTCCCTGCTGGCGGCCGACCCGGCGGCGGACGCCGAACTCGCCCGGCGCGGGGAGGAGTTCGTCGCGGCGGCGTGGCGGCGCGGCTGGCAGCCCGCCGATGTCGTACGGGCCGTGCGGCGCGAGCTCGACGACGTTCACGTACGGCTCGCGGCGGCGCTCGTGCGCGCGCAGGCACCGCACGACCGCCCGCGCGGCCCCCGCTGGGCCGCACAGCTCGACGAACTCACCACCGAGGAGCCCGAGCGCAGCGACCGCTTCGCGCACGCCACCGTCGTCCTGGAGCTGTACCGCCTCCTGCTGCGACTGCCCGCCCTGGAGCCACTCGACGAGCCGGCGCACGCGCCGAGGACCGAGTCACGCCACCTCGCCCGGATCCGCGCGCTGCTCGCCAAGGCGGAGGCGACCGGGTATCCGGAGGAGGCGGAGGCGCTGAGCGCCAAGGCGCAGGAGCTGATGGCCCGGCACAGCATCGACGAGGCCCTGCTCGCCGCCCACGCTCCGTCCCCGGACGCCCCCGGCGCCTGGCGCATCGGTGTCGAGCCGCCGTACGAGCAGGCCAAGGCCGTACTGATGGACGCCGTGGCCACCGCGAACCACTGCCGGGCCGTGTGGAACGAGCCCCTGGGCTTCTCCACCGTCGTCGGCTTCGAGGCCGACCTGGAGGCGGTCGAGCTGCTGTACACCTCGCTCCTCGTCCAGGCCACGACGGCGATGACGAAGGCCGAGGCCGCGCAGCGCGCGGGGGGACGCAAGCGGACCAAGACCTTCCGGCAGTCCTTCCTCGCCGCCTACGCCCACCGCATCGGCACCCGCCTCGCGGCCGCCGTCGAGGCCCAGGTGACGGAGGATCTGCTCCCCGTCCTGGCGAGCCGGGACGTCGCGGTCACCGGCCGCATGGACCGTCTGTTCCCGGAGACGACCACCACGCGCCTGCGCGGCGTGACCGACGCGGCGGGCTGGACGGAGGGCGCGCAGGCGGCGGACCGGGCACAGGTGACGTCCCGCACGCCACTGCGCTGA
- a CDS encoding DUF4232 domain-containing protein — protein sequence MRAIPITVTALAAALLLTACDSGGSSGSSDTGSKNTTSSSTSSSSGSDTGSKNTDSTACRIGEVGLQVGPANAAPSAGDTGNVPVTLTNRGARCTLDGFPGITLAGGSTSATVPADRTGRPQRLTLSKGDTATFTLTYVRGKEGDAKSLAAKALKIGLPGAADSRSYPWSYGPVQGKKDAGDPDASVTAFQQAGD from the coding sequence ATGCGCGCCATTCCGATCACCGTCACCGCCCTCGCCGCGGCCCTCCTGCTCACCGCCTGCGACAGCGGCGGCAGCAGCGGCAGCTCCGACACGGGGAGCAAGAACACCACCAGCAGCAGCACGAGCAGCAGCAGCGGCTCCGACACCGGGAGCAAGAACACCGACAGCACGGCCTGCCGGATCGGCGAGGTCGGCCTGCAGGTCGGCCCCGCGAACGCGGCGCCCTCGGCCGGGGACACTGGCAACGTCCCGGTCACCCTCACCAACCGGGGCGCCCGCTGCACCCTGGACGGCTTCCCGGGCATCACCCTGGCCGGCGGGAGCACCTCGGCGACCGTACCGGCGGACAGGACGGGCCGGCCGCAGCGGCTGACCCTCAGCAAGGGCGACACGGCGACCTTCACCCTCACCTACGTGCGGGGCAAGGAGGGCGACGCGAAGAGCCTGGCGGCCAAGGCGCTGAAGATCGGCCTTCCGGGGGCGGCCGACAGCCGGAGCTACCCGTGGTCCTACGGACCGGTGCAGGGCAAGAAGGACGCGGGCGACCCGGACGCCTCGGTGACCGCCTTCCAGCAGGCCGGCGACTGA
- a CDS encoding DUF397 domain-containing protein produces MDHDVEGVYGGDVYNGMEATRLHGVAWQKSRHSNSQGSCVEFARLPGGDVAVRNSRFPDGPALVYTRAEIEAMLLGIKDGEFDHLIAG; encoded by the coding sequence GTGGACCACGACGTTGAGGGCGTGTACGGGGGCGACGTGTACAACGGCATGGAGGCGACGCGGCTGCACGGGGTGGCCTGGCAGAAGAGCAGGCACAGCAACTCGCAGGGATCCTGCGTGGAGTTCGCGCGACTGCCGGGCGGCGACGTGGCCGTGCGCAACTCGCGCTTCCCCGACGGTCCCGCGCTCGTCTACACGCGCGCGGAGATCGAGGCGATGCTGCTGGGCATCAAGGACGGCGAGTTCGACCACCTGATCGCGGGCTGA
- a CDS encoding ATP-binding protein — protein MLEPLRQGLPPLDPAAVSNAASCALPARYEAVREARRFTRRTLDQWDLGDRFDDVCLVVSELVTNALRHALPTAAPAPAVRVCEQSPPVRLNLMHWTGRLVCAVRDPSQESPVARDTDDFSAESGRGLFLVDSFSDSWGWHPFAGSLGGKVVWALFRLQPAE, from the coding sequence ATGCTCGAGCCGTTACGGCAGGGCCTTCCGCCGCTGGATCCCGCGGCCGTGTCGAACGCCGCCTCCTGCGCCCTGCCCGCCCGCTACGAAGCGGTGCGCGAGGCCCGGAGGTTCACGCGCAGAACTCTCGACCAGTGGGACCTCGGCGACCGCTTCGACGACGTGTGCCTGGTGGTCTCGGAACTGGTCACCAACGCACTGCGGCACGCGCTCCCGACGGCGGCGCCGGCACCGGCCGTCCGCGTCTGCGAGCAGAGTCCGCCCGTGCGCCTGAACCTGATGCACTGGACCGGGCGGCTGGTGTGCGCGGTGCGCGACCCCAGCCAGGAGAGCCCGGTCGCGCGGGACACGGACGACTTCTCCGCGGAGTCGGGCCGCGGGCTGTTCCTGGTCGACTCCTTCAGCGACAGCTGGGGCTGGCACCCGTTCGCCGGCAGCCTGGGCGGCAAGGTCGTCTGGGCCCTGTTCCGGCTGCAGCCGGCCGAGTGA
- a CDS encoding helix-turn-helix transcriptional regulator — MLLGSQLRRLREARGITREAAGYSIRASESKISRMELGRVSFKTRDVEDLLTLYGITDEAERISLLSLAKEANVAGWWHSYSDVLPSWFPTYVGLEGAASLIRVYEVQFVHGLLQTEAYARAVVRRGMQGASEADVERRVALRLERQKYLVAENAPEFHIVLDEAALRRPYGDREVMRGQLQHLIEISERPNVRLQVMPFSFGGHSGESGAFTILSFPESDLSDVVYLEQLTSALYLDKREDVTQYEKALKELQQDSPGPDESRDLLRGLLQLS, encoded by the coding sequence ATGCTGCTCGGCTCGCAACTCAGGCGACTGCGGGAAGCGCGGGGGATCACGCGGGAAGCGGCGGGGTACTCGATCCGCGCCTCGGAATCGAAGATCAGCCGGATGGAACTGGGCCGGGTGAGCTTCAAGACCAGGGACGTGGAAGACCTCCTGACCCTGTACGGCATCACGGACGAGGCGGAGCGCATCTCACTCCTCTCCCTCGCGAAGGAGGCCAACGTCGCGGGCTGGTGGCACAGTTACTCCGACGTCCTGCCCAGCTGGTTCCCCACCTATGTGGGGCTGGAGGGCGCGGCGTCGCTGATCCGTGTGTACGAGGTGCAGTTCGTGCACGGGCTGCTGCAGACCGAGGCGTACGCCCGCGCGGTGGTGCGGCGCGGCATGCAGGGCGCGAGTGAGGCGGACGTCGAGCGGCGGGTGGCGCTGCGCCTGGAGCGGCAGAAGTACCTGGTCGCGGAGAACGCGCCGGAGTTCCACATCGTGCTGGACGAGGCCGCCCTGCGCCGCCCCTACGGCGACCGCGAGGTCATGCGCGGCCAGTTGCAGCACCTGATCGAGATCTCCGAGCGGCCCAACGTACGGCTTCAGGTCATGCCGTTCAGCTTCGGCGGGCACTCCGGCGAGTCCGGGGCCTTCACCATCCTCAGCTTCCCGGAGTCCGATCTGTCGGACGTGGTCTACCTGGAGCAGCTCACCAGCGCCCTCTACCTGGACAAGCGCGAGGACGTGACCCAGTACGAGAAGGCGCTGAAGGAACTCCAGCAGGACAGCCCCGGTCCGGACGAGAGCCGTGACCTGTTGCGTGGACTCCTGCAGCTGTCGTAG
- a CDS encoding aldehyde dehydrogenase family protein: protein MSSYFTDLAQQYINGVWRPGTGSWDIIDFNPYDDEKLASITIATVDEVDQAYKAAARAQKEWAATNAYARRAVFEKALRLVEEREQEIADVIIAELGGTRLKAGFELHLAKEFLRESIHLALRPEGKIIPSPVDGKENRVYRVPVGVVGVISPFNFPFLLSIKSVAPALAVGNGVVLKPHQNTPICGGSLVAKIFEDAGLPAGLLNVVITDIAEIGDAFIEHPVPKVISFTGSDKVGRHVATVCASHFKRSVLELGGNSAIVVLDDADLDYAVDAAVFSRYVHQGQVCMAANRVMVDRSIAEEFTEKFVAKVKSLKVGDPRDPQTVIGPVINSAQANALSAAVEQAIAEGATALVRGTTTDNLVEPSVLTDLPADSELLQQEVFGPVAFLIPFDGEEEAVRIVNDTPYGLSGAVHTADIERGVAFAKRIDTGMFHVNDGTVHDEPIVPFGGEKHSGIGRLNGETTLDSFTTVKWISVQHGRSGFPF from the coding sequence ATGTCGTCCTACTTCACCGACCTGGCCCAGCAGTACATCAACGGCGTATGGCGTCCGGGCACCGGCTCCTGGGACATCATCGACTTCAACCCGTACGACGACGAGAAGCTGGCCTCGATCACCATAGCCACGGTCGACGAGGTGGATCAGGCCTACAAGGCGGCGGCCCGCGCCCAGAAGGAGTGGGCGGCGACCAACGCCTACGCCCGCCGCGCGGTGTTCGAGAAGGCGCTGCGGCTGGTCGAGGAGCGCGAGCAGGAGATCGCCGACGTGATCATCGCCGAGCTCGGCGGCACGCGTCTGAAGGCCGGGTTCGAACTGCACCTCGCCAAGGAGTTCCTGCGCGAGTCGATCCACCTGGCGCTGCGTCCCGAGGGGAAGATCATTCCGTCGCCGGTCGACGGCAAGGAGAACCGCGTCTACCGCGTTCCGGTCGGCGTCGTGGGCGTGATCAGCCCCTTCAACTTCCCCTTCCTGCTGTCGATCAAGTCGGTGGCCCCGGCCCTCGCGGTCGGCAACGGCGTGGTGCTCAAACCGCACCAGAACACTCCGATCTGCGGCGGTTCCCTGGTCGCGAAGATCTTCGAGGACGCGGGGCTCCCGGCCGGCCTGCTGAACGTCGTCATCACGGACATCGCCGAGATCGGCGACGCCTTCATCGAGCACCCCGTGCCCAAGGTCATCTCCTTCACGGGCTCCGACAAGGTCGGCCGGCACGTCGCCACCGTCTGCGCCTCCCACTTCAAGCGCTCGGTCCTCGAACTGGGCGGCAACAGCGCGATCGTGGTCCTCGACGACGCCGACCTCGACTACGCGGTCGACGCCGCCGTCTTCAGCCGGTACGTCCACCAGGGCCAGGTCTGCATGGCCGCGAACCGGGTCATGGTCGACCGTTCGATCGCCGAGGAGTTCACCGAGAAGTTCGTCGCGAAGGTGAAGTCGCTGAAGGTCGGCGACCCGCGCGACCCGCAGACCGTCATCGGCCCGGTGATCAACTCCGCCCAGGCGAACGCCCTCTCGGCCGCCGTCGAGCAGGCGATCGCCGAGGGCGCCACGGCCCTGGTGCGCGGAACCACCACCGACAACCTGGTCGAGCCGTCCGTCCTGACGGACCTCCCCGCCGACTCCGAACTGCTGCAGCAGGAGGTCTTCGGCCCGGTCGCCTTCCTCATCCCGTTCGACGGCGAGGAGGAGGCGGTCCGGATCGTCAACGACACCCCCTACGGTCTCAGCGGCGCCGTGCACACCGCGGACATCGAGCGGGGCGTCGCCTTCGCCAAGCGGATCGACACCGGCATGTTCCACGTGAACGACGGCACCGTCCACGACGAGCCGATCGTCCCCTTCGGCGGCGAGAAGCACTCCGGCATCGGCCGCCTCAACGGCGAGACAACCCTGGACTCCTTCACCACGGTGAAGTGGATCTCGGTGCAGCACGGCCGGAGCGGCTTCCCGTTCTGA
- a CDS encoding MerR family transcriptional regulator yields MSYTVGQVAGFAGVTVRTLHHYDDIGLLVPSERSHAGHRRYSDADLDRLQQILFYRELGFPLDEVAALLDDPDVDPRAHLRRQHELLTARIEKLQKMAAAVEHAMEARKMGINLTPEERFEVFGDKDPFDESYAEEAHQRWGTTEAWAESQRRAARYSKEDWKRIKAEVDDWQERYTALVAAGGQPSGEAAMDLAEEHRQHMNRWFFEVPYEMHRCLAEMYVSDERFKAYYDAMRPGLAEHLRDAILANADRRTS; encoded by the coding sequence GTGAGCTACACCGTGGGACAGGTCGCCGGTTTCGCCGGAGTGACGGTGCGCACACTGCACCACTACGACGACATCGGCCTGCTCGTACCCAGCGAGCGCAGCCACGCGGGCCACCGGCGTTACAGCGACGCCGACCTCGACCGGCTGCAGCAGATCCTGTTCTACCGGGAGCTCGGCTTCCCGCTCGACGAGGTCGCGGCCCTGCTCGACGACCCGGACGTGGACCCGCGCGCACACCTGCGCCGCCAGCACGAACTGCTGACCGCCCGGATCGAGAAGCTGCAGAAGATGGCCGCGGCCGTGGAGCACGCCATGGAGGCACGCAAGATGGGCATCAACCTCACCCCCGAGGAGCGGTTCGAGGTCTTCGGGGACAAGGACCCCTTCGACGAGAGCTACGCCGAGGAGGCGCACCAGCGCTGGGGCACCACGGAGGCGTGGGCCGAGTCCCAGCGCCGCGCCGCCCGCTACAGCAAGGAGGACTGGAAGCGCATCAAGGCCGAGGTCGACGACTGGCAGGAGCGGTACACCGCCCTGGTGGCCGCCGGCGGGCAGCCGTCCGGCGAGGCGGCCATGGACCTGGCCGAGGAGCACCGGCAGCACATGAACAGGTGGTTCTTCGAGGTGCCGTACGAGATGCACCGGTGCCTCGCGGAGATGTACGTCTCCGACGAACGCTTCAAGGCGTACTACGACGCCATGCGCCCCGGTCTCGCCGAGCACCTGCGCGACGCGATCCTCGCCAACGCCGACCGCCGCACCTCGTGA
- a CDS encoding YbjQ family protein, whose translation MGIDDYGGGQFPQSDVLVVTANDVPGHRVEQVIGEVFGLTVRSRHLGSQIGAGLKSMIGGELKGLTKTLVQTRNQAMERLVEQARARGANAVLAFRFDVTDAADVGTEVCAYGTAVVLARE comes from the coding sequence ATGGGCATCGATGATTACGGCGGCGGCCAGTTTCCCCAGTCGGACGTGCTGGTCGTGACGGCGAACGACGTCCCCGGTCACCGTGTGGAGCAGGTCATCGGAGAGGTCTTCGGGCTGACGGTTCGCTCCCGCCATCTGGGCAGCCAGATCGGCGCGGGCCTGAAGTCGATGATCGGCGGTGAGCTCAAGGGGCTCACCAAGACGCTGGTGCAGACCCGCAACCAGGCCATGGAGCGGCTCGTCGAGCAGGCACGCGCGCGTGGCGCCAACGCGGTGCTGGCGTTCCGGTTCGACGTGACCGACGCGGCGGACGTGGGCACCGAGGTGTGCGCCTACGGCACGGCGGTGGTCCTGGCCCGGGAGTGA
- a CDS encoding VTT domain-containing protein, with translation MMTLALGPSWLDPNYLLGTFGIWGLLLVVFAESGLLIGFFLPGDSLLFTCGLLITSNKLDFPLWGAIALICLAAILGDQAGYMFGKKVGPSLFNRPDSRLFKQENVTKAHEFFEKYGPKSLVLARFVPIVRTFTPIIAGVSGMRYRSFLVFNVIGGVLWGAGVTLLGSWLGNVALVKNNIEAMLVLIVLISVVPIIIEFLRARSKAKNSPQEPAAPAQQQFPAQYQEQYQQPVMDDATTRLRRIEPEQPYGHEEQHYGRQYEQPQPQPQQPYQQQPQQQDWDQRYYDQQQYPQPQQPQYGQNQSQQAQQPQYGQNQNQQAQQPQYGQNQQPQQQPDYRQNQQPQAHPQYDQNQQPQAHPQYDQNQYPYDYRQQ, from the coding sequence GTGATGACGCTTGCCCTCGGCCCGAGCTGGCTGGATCCGAACTACCTCCTCGGCACCTTCGGCATCTGGGGCCTGCTCCTCGTCGTCTTCGCCGAGTCCGGCCTGCTCATCGGGTTCTTCCTGCCGGGCGACTCGCTGCTGTTCACCTGCGGCCTGCTGATCACGTCGAACAAGCTCGACTTCCCCCTGTGGGGCGCGATCGCCCTCATCTGCCTCGCCGCGATCCTGGGCGACCAGGCGGGCTACATGTTCGGCAAGAAGGTCGGCCCCTCCCTGTTCAACCGCCCGGACTCGCGGCTCTTCAAGCAGGAGAACGTCACCAAGGCGCACGAGTTCTTCGAGAAGTACGGCCCGAAGTCCCTGGTGCTCGCCCGCTTCGTGCCCATCGTGCGCACGTTCACGCCGATCATCGCGGGCGTCAGCGGTATGCGGTACCGCTCGTTCCTGGTCTTCAACGTCATCGGCGGCGTGCTGTGGGGCGCGGGAGTGACCCTGCTCGGCTCCTGGCTGGGCAATGTGGCGCTCGTCAAGAACAACATCGAGGCGATGCTCGTCCTGATCGTCCTCATCTCGGTCGTCCCGATCATCATCGAGTTCCTGCGGGCCCGCTCCAAGGCGAAGAACAGCCCGCAGGAGCCGGCCGCCCCGGCACAGCAGCAGTTCCCCGCCCAGTACCAGGAGCAGTACCAGCAGCCGGTCATGGACGACGCGACGACGAGGCTGCGCCGCATCGAGCCGGAGCAGCCGTACGGGCACGAGGAACAGCACTACGGCAGGCAGTACGAGCAGCCGCAGCCGCAGCCGCAGCAGCCGTACCAGCAGCAGCCGCAGCAGCAGGACTGGGACCAGCGGTACTACGACCAGCAGCAGTACCCGCAGCCGCAGCAGCCCCAGTACGGCCAGAACCAGAGCCAGCAGGCGCAGCAGCCCCAGTACGGCCAGAACCAGAACCAGCAGGCGCAGCAGCCCCAGTACGGCCAGAACCAGCAGCCGCAGCAGCAGCCCGATTACCGCCAGAACCAGCAGCCGCAGGCGCACCCGCAGTACGACCAGAACCAGCAGCCGCAGGCGCACCCGCAGTACGACCAGAACCAGTACCCGTACGACTACCGCCAGCAGTAG
- a CDS encoding threonine/serine exporter family protein — MTDAEGHKPQSDEARSAFRPPRGTSEAQVTQVVPVPAAAAHVTVVAPGAVDGDSSTTSEFAVPPGLAVPRAGNESETTSEFAIPDGLDVPQPAASEPEGSAFSPPSTYSARQAPPAFTPPNGIPAVSLTKDVPWQDRMRTMLRMPVAERPAPEPVQKAEEGGPAVPRVLDLTLRIGELLLAGGEGAEDVEAAMFAVCRSYGLDRCEPNVTFTLLSISYQPSLVDDPVSAARTVRRRGTDYTRLAAVFRLVDDLSDPETHVSLEEAYRRLAEIRRNRHPYPGWALTGAAGLLAGAASVLVGGDVIVFVAAALGAMLGDRLAWLCAGRGLPEFYQFTVAAMPPAALGVMLTVANVDVKASAVITGGLFALLPGRALVAGVQDGLTGFYITASARLLEVMYFFVGIVTGVLLVLYFGVKLGAQLNPDAALGVSQQPVLQIVASMLLSLTFAVLLQQERSTVLWVTLNGGVAWVVYGAMHSVGDISPVASTAVAAGLVGLFGQLLSRYRFASALPYTTAAIGPLLPGSATYFGLLAIAQNNIDKGLVSLAKAVSLAMAIAIGVNLGSEISRLFLRLPGGSAAGRRAAKRTRGF, encoded by the coding sequence ATGACGGATGCGGAGGGCCACAAGCCGCAGTCGGACGAGGCGAGAAGCGCGTTCCGGCCTCCCCGGGGGACCTCGGAGGCACAGGTCACCCAGGTCGTTCCCGTGCCGGCTGCGGCCGCTCATGTGACTGTTGTGGCTCCTGGGGCCGTCGACGGCGACTCGTCCACGACGTCCGAGTTCGCCGTCCCGCCGGGACTGGCCGTCCCGAGGGCCGGGAACGAGTCGGAGACCACCTCCGAGTTCGCGATCCCGGACGGCCTCGACGTCCCGCAGCCGGCGGCCTCGGAACCCGAGGGGTCCGCGTTCAGCCCGCCCAGCACCTACAGCGCCAGGCAGGCCCCGCCCGCCTTCACCCCGCCGAACGGCATCCCGGCGGTCAGCCTCACCAAGGACGTCCCCTGGCAGGACCGGATGCGCACGATGCTGCGCATGCCGGTGGCCGAGCGGCCCGCGCCCGAACCGGTGCAGAAGGCGGAGGAGGGCGGCCCGGCCGTACCGCGCGTGCTCGACCTGACCCTGCGTATCGGGGAACTGCTGCTCGCGGGCGGCGAGGGAGCCGAGGACGTGGAGGCGGCGATGTTCGCGGTCTGCCGTTCCTACGGCCTGGACCGCTGCGAGCCGAACGTGACCTTCACCCTGCTGTCGATCTCCTACCAGCCGTCCCTGGTCGACGACCCGGTGTCGGCGGCGCGGACGGTACGGCGCCGGGGCACCGACTACACGCGCCTGGCGGCCGTCTTCCGGCTCGTCGACGACCTCAGCGACCCGGAGACCCACGTCTCCCTGGAGGAGGCCTACCGGCGGCTGGCGGAGATCCGCCGCAACCGCCATCCCTACCCCGGCTGGGCGCTGACCGGAGCCGCGGGCCTGCTCGCGGGCGCGGCCTCGGTCCTCGTCGGCGGCGACGTGATCGTCTTCGTGGCGGCCGCGCTCGGCGCGATGCTCGGCGACCGGCTGGCATGGCTGTGCGCGGGGCGCGGGCTGCCGGAATTCTACCAGTTCACGGTCGCCGCGATGCCGCCGGCCGCGCTCGGCGTGATGCTCACCGTGGCGAACGTCGACGTGAAGGCGTCCGCCGTCATCACCGGTGGGCTGTTCGCGCTGCTGCCCGGGCGGGCGCTGGTGGCGGGCGTGCAGGACGGGCTGACCGGCTTCTACATCACCGCCTCGGCACGCCTGCTGGAGGTCATGTACTTCTTCGTCGGCATCGTCACCGGGGTGCTGCTGGTCCTGTACTTCGGTGTGAAGCTGGGCGCCCAGCTCAACCCCGACGCGGCGCTGGGTGTGAGCCAGCAGCCGGTGCTGCAGATCGTCGCGTCGATGCTGCTGTCGCTGACGTTCGCCGTACTGCTGCAGCAGGAGCGGTCCACCGTGCTGTGGGTGACGCTCAACGGCGGTGTCGCGTGGGTGGTCTACGGCGCGATGCACTCCGTCGGGGACATCTCGCCGGTGGCCTCCACGGCCGTGGCGGCGGGCCTGGTCGGGTTGTTCGGGCAGTTGCTGTCGCGCTACCGGTTTGCGTCCGCGCTGCCGTACACCACGGCGGCGATCGGACCGCTGCTGCCGGGGTCGGCGACGTACTTCGGTCTGCTGGCGATCGCGCAGAACAACATCGACAAGGGGCTCGTGTCGCTGGCCAAGGCGGTGTCGCTCGCCATGGCCATCGCGATCGGGGTGAACCTGGGCTCGGAGATCTCCCGGCTGTTCCTCCGGCTCCCGGGCGGCTCCGCCGCGGGGCGCCGGGCCGCGAAACGGACCCGGGGCTTCTAG
- a CDS encoding inorganic diphosphatase: MEFDVTIEIPKGSRNKYEVDHETGRIRLDRRLFTSTSYPADYGFVENTLGEDGDPLDALVILDEPTFPGCLIKCRAIGMFRMTDEAGGDDKLLCVPASDPRVEHLRDIHHVSEFDRLEIQHFFEVYKDLEPGKSVEGANWVGRADAEAEIERSVKRFQEHGGH; the protein is encoded by the coding sequence GTGGAGTTCGACGTCACGATCGAGATTCCGAAGGGTTCGCGGAACAAGTACGAGGTGGACCACGAGACCGGTCGTATCCGGCTGGACCGTCGACTCTTCACTTCCACCAGCTACCCGGCCGACTACGGCTTCGTCGAGAACACCCTCGGTGAGGACGGCGACCCGCTGGACGCGCTGGTCATCCTGGACGAGCCGACCTTCCCGGGCTGCCTCATCAAGTGCCGTGCGATCGGCATGTTCCGGATGACGGACGAGGCCGGCGGCGACGACAAGCTGCTGTGCGTGCCGGCGTCCGACCCGCGCGTGGAGCACCTGCGGGACATCCACCACGTGTCGGAGTTCGACCGCCTGGAGATCCAGCACTTCTTCGAGGTCTACAAGGACCTGGAGCCCGGCAAGTCGGTCGAGGGCGCCAACTGGGTCGGCCGCGCCGACGCCGAGGCGGAGATCGAGCGTTCCGTCAAGCGCTTCCAGGAGCACGGCGGTCACTGA